One window of the Branchiostoma lanceolatum isolate klBraLanc5 chromosome 3, klBraLanc5.hap2, whole genome shotgun sequence genome contains the following:
- the LOC136430256 gene encoding uncharacterized protein isoform X2, which translates to MKQLFQSPQCILVLSAILLLYADVTSCRTVLLDLGNGPQDHGIRKTEGDTRYSVDEIRSLIRRKFYDTSRDETEGFDKRTDARLSTGLVGTVLDRLNQYYSTARGPNPINSNELLMSGRR; encoded by the exons ATGAAGCAACTGTTCCAATCGCCACAGTGCATCCTGGTCCTATCGGCCATCTTGCTGCTGTATGCTGACGTCACGAGCTGCCGGACCGTTCTCCTGGACCTCGGTAACGGCCCACAGGACCACGGCATCAGGAAGACCGAGGGCGATACCCGCTACAGCGTGGATGAGATCAGAAGTCTCATCCGGAGAAAGTTCTACGACACCAGCAGGGACGAAACGGAGGGGTTCGACAAACGGACAG ATGCCAGACTAAGTACTGGGCTTGTGGGAACGGTACTAGACCGACTGAACCAGTACTACTCCACTGCACGTGGACCCAACCCTATCAACTCCAACGAGCTGCTCATGAGTGGCCGACGCTGA
- the LOC136430256 gene encoding uncharacterized protein isoform X1: MKQLFQSPQCILVLSAILLLYADVTSCRTVLLDLGNGPQDHGIRKTEGDTRYSVDEIRSLIRRKFYDTSRDETEGFDKRTGDARLSTGLVGTVLDRLNQYYSTARGPNPINSNELLMSGRR, from the exons ATGAAGCAACTGTTCCAATCGCCACAGTGCATCCTGGTCCTATCGGCCATCTTGCTGCTGTATGCTGACGTCACGAGCTGCCGGACCGTTCTCCTGGACCTCGGTAACGGCCCACAGGACCACGGCATCAGGAAGACCGAGGGCGATACCCGCTACAGCGTGGATGAGATCAGAAGTCTCATCCGGAGAAAGTTCTACGACACCAGCAGGGACGAAACGGAGGGGTTCGACAAACGGACAGGTG ATGCCAGACTAAGTACTGGGCTTGTGGGAACGGTACTAGACCGACTGAACCAGTACTACTCCACTGCACGTGGACCCAACCCTATCAACTCCAACGAGCTGCTCATGAGTGGCCGACGCTGA